One Cucurbita pepo subsp. pepo cultivar mu-cu-16 chromosome LG20, ASM280686v2, whole genome shotgun sequence genomic window carries:
- the LOC111783400 gene encoding putative pectate lyase 2 encodes MGATQLFVLSLISLTLLSAVSYSEGNGLKMNAIDRCWRSNPYWRRNRQQLGVCSVGFVGKMTNNVGRNLIRYQVTDPSDDPINPRPGTLRYGATMMKSKVWITFQKDMHILLHKPLLISSYTAIDGRGASVHISGNACLVVSKATNIIIHGLIIHHCKAQGAGQVMGPNSKLVSLGHVDGDAIRLVSASKVWIDHNTLYRCEDGLLDVTRGSTDITISNNWFRDQDKVILLGHEDGYVRDMNMRVTVVYNHFGPNCNQRMPRIRHGYAHVANNLYQGWTQYAIGGSMNPSVKSEANLFIASKSKQIVWSTGKVEAAKWKFHSVRDVFENGASFGQIGVGRGGVKPNYSAQQRFPVADAKWVRSLTSSSGALRCSSKSRC; translated from the exons ATGGGCGCCACCCAACTCTTTGTTCTGTCTCTTATTTCCCTTACTCTCCTCTCCGCAGTTTCTTATTCAGAAGGCAATGGGTTGAAGATGAACGCCATTGACAGATGCTGGAGATCGAACCCGTACTGGAGGAGAAACAGGCAACAACTGGGCGTTTGCTCGGTGGGTTTCGTTggaaaaatgaccaacaaCGTCGGAAGAAATCTCATACGCTACCAAGTCACCGACCCTAGCGACGACCCTATAAATCCACGCCCAGGTACACTCCGATACGGCGCCACAATGATGAAGTCCAAAGTCTGGATCACCTTCCAAAAAGACATGCACATCCTTCTCCACAAGCCGCTTCTCATAAGCAGCTACACAGCCATCGACGGGCGAGGGGCCAGCGTCCACATCTCCGGGAATGCATGCCTGGTGGTCTCCAAGGCCACCAACATCATTATCCACGGCCTTATCATTCACCACTGCAAGGCTCAGGGCGCAGGCCAAGTCATGGGCCCTAATTCCAAGTTGGTTTCACTCGGACACGTGGACGGCGATGCCATTCGTTTAGTTTCAGCCTCCAAAGTCTGGATTGACCACAACACACTGTACCGTTGCGAGGATGGGCTTCTCGACGTCACCAGAGGCTCCACTGACATCACCATTTCCAACAATTGGTTCCGCGACCAAGACAAGGTTATTCTTCTCGGCCACGAGGACGGCTATGTCCGAGACATGAACATGAGAGTCACTGTGGTCTATAACCATTTTGGACCCAACTGCAACCAAAGGATGCCCAG GATCCGGCATGGGTATGCGCACGTGGCGAACAATTTGTACCAAGGATGGACGCAATACGCAATTGGAGGGAGCATGAATCCAAGCGTCAAGAGTGAAGCCAACCTGTTCATcgcatcaaaatcaaaacag ATTGTATGGAGCACCGGGAAAGTAGAGGCGGCAAAATGGAAGTTTCATTCCGTAAGAGACGTTTTTGAAAACGGAGCTTCCTTTGGACAGATAGGTGTGGGGCGAGGAGGCGTAAAGCCAAATTACAGCGCCCAGCAGCGGTTTCCAGTGGCTGATGCTAAGTGGGTGAGATCATTGACAAGCTCCTCGGGGGCTCTACGCTGCTCGTCAAAATCAAGATGTTGA